From the Phycisphaerales bacterium AB-hyl4 genome, one window contains:
- a CDS encoding glycosyltransferase family 4 protein gives MSMRILCLSYEYPPIGGGGSPVCAGVAEALTAAGHRVDVVTSGMPGLARKANVNGVEVHRVPCLRRRRHMAGSFELATTLVPMYRQAMRLARESRYNLIHCHFILPTGIVARRVSVATGLPYVLTTHGSDVPGYNPDRFHLAHRIAAPLWRRVVRDATMITSPSRFLASLLRQRLDVPVRIVPNGMTVPARSAAPRRNRVLLASRLFERKGVQDMLRALAGWRNEWQIDIAGDGPYRPTLERLAREQRVNVRFLKLVPSDELAALYRTSKIFVFPSHRENFPVVLLEAMGGGCAVITAKTAGNSEVVGDAAISVEPGDSDALRSALQQLMHDESAIARLRERSYQRVRRFSWERVGAEYEALFERCLGKADNATGASSRAYESSDDALLSVSEHAGSGTAGSADREQEQVRS, from the coding sequence ATGAGCATGCGAATTCTTTGCCTCAGTTATGAGTATCCACCGATCGGCGGTGGCGGGTCGCCCGTGTGTGCCGGCGTGGCAGAGGCGCTGACGGCGGCGGGGCATCGGGTGGACGTGGTGACGTCCGGCATGCCGGGCCTGGCCCGCAAAGCGAATGTCAACGGTGTTGAAGTGCATCGCGTGCCTTGCCTGCGAAGGCGACGACATATGGCGGGCAGTTTCGAACTGGCCACGACGCTGGTACCGATGTATCGGCAGGCGATGCGCCTCGCACGCGAAAGTCGTTACAACCTGATCCATTGTCACTTCATTTTGCCCACCGGCATCGTCGCCCGTCGGGTCAGCGTTGCCACGGGGTTGCCCTATGTGCTTACCACGCACGGCTCGGACGTGCCGGGCTATAACCCCGACCGCTTTCACCTTGCTCATCGCATCGCTGCGCCGTTGTGGCGGCGTGTAGTGCGCGACGCGACGATGATCACGTCGCCTTCGCGATTTCTCGCTTCGCTGTTACGACAGCGGCTGGATGTGCCCGTTCGCATCGTGCCCAATGGCATGACCGTTCCCGCACGCAGCGCCGCGCCGCGTAGGAACCGTGTGCTGCTGGCGAGCCGACTGTTTGAGCGCAAGGGCGTGCAGGATATGTTACGCGCGCTGGCCGGCTGGCGGAACGAGTGGCAGATCGACATCGCCGGCGACGGGCCGTATCGCCCGACGCTGGAACGGCTGGCGCGTGAGCAGCGGGTTAACGTGCGTTTTCTCAAACTGGTGCCGAGCGATGAATTGGCGGCGCTGTATCGCACGTCGAAGATTTTCGTGTTCCCGTCTCATCGTGAAAATTTTCCGGTGGTGTTGCTGGAGGCGATGGGGGGCGGCTGTGCGGTGATCACGGCGAAGACGGCAGGCAACAGTGAGGTGGTCGGCGATGCCGCCATCAGCGTCGAGCCGGGCGACAGTGACGCGCTTCGCAGCGCGCTTCAGCAGTTGATGCACGACGAGTCGGCGATTGCCCGATTGCGCGAGCGTTCGTATCAGCGCGTGCGGCGGTTCAGTTGGGAACGCGTGGGGGCGGAGTACGAAGCGCTGTTTGAGCGTTGCCTGGGCAAGGCCGACAACGCGACGGGCGCAAGCTCGCGTGCCTACGAATCGAGCGATGACGCGCTATTGTCCGTCAGCGAGCATGCAGGTTCGGGCACGGCAGGTTCGGCCGATCGCGAGCAGGAGCAGGTCCGCTCATGA
- a CDS encoding lipopolysaccharide biosynthesis protein: MTRRLLLNFSYLASSQGAAEAMFLVRGMVIARLLGPTAFGIWSAIRLALIFSRFTHIGANTGMMQIAPYAEGAGSIKRAQAHRRVTSAVSLTGALVAASAVVLVGGWVPGEGMRHWWWLAAALIVAQQLMLFYCEALASQREFGWAAAAHASFAALSTVGGVVGALWWGLSGFLLALAGSYLIVLAVCGIVGPGFPIPAWRMRYAMRLVNVGWPIMLGHLLLILLWNIDKVVLWAMRSSEQLGVYAIQSYFTAGAMLLPAVVAAVMHPHLRMRLGMVTDQAAAMRPVLLEGTRLLACVALPMVGLGALLMHLPIRWLLPAYIEAIEPGRLLMLVSFPSIVATLAMTVLVSLSLQRRVIAIRTTSVVVSTAAAVAVMLAGGGLIELAAAVALGFMVHAAIGLACALHTVQATRTEAAALLAVVVGQYVALAMLTPMLLVWIPDEPTGLADDVTRSLLRCAVMLALLAPLGWSTWRRMQPPRTQTADDDVARATTTPLPGASGKVQPHDAIRP; encoded by the coding sequence ATGACACGTCGACTGTTGCTGAACTTCTCTTACCTGGCCAGTTCTCAGGGCGCGGCGGAGGCGATGTTTCTCGTGCGGGGCATGGTCATCGCTCGTCTGTTGGGCCCGACCGCCTTCGGCATCTGGAGCGCCATTCGGCTGGCGTTGATTTTCAGTCGGTTTACGCACATTGGCGCGAACACGGGCATGATGCAGATCGCCCCATACGCCGAGGGGGCCGGCTCGATCAAGCGGGCTCAAGCGCATCGCCGGGTGACGTCGGCAGTGTCGTTAACCGGCGCGCTTGTCGCGGCGTCGGCGGTGGTGCTGGTCGGCGGCTGGGTGCCGGGCGAAGGGATGCGGCACTGGTGGTGGTTGGCGGCGGCGCTGATCGTGGCGCAGCAGTTGATGTTGTTCTACTGCGAGGCGTTGGCGTCGCAGCGGGAGTTCGGCTGGGCGGCGGCGGCGCATGCGAGCTTCGCCGCGCTGTCGACCGTCGGTGGTGTCGTCGGTGCGCTGTGGTGGGGGTTAAGTGGATTCCTGCTTGCACTGGCGGGCTCGTACCTGATCGTGCTTGCGGTATGCGGCATCGTGGGCCCGGGCTTTCCCATACCGGCGTGGCGGATGCGGTACGCGATGCGCCTGGTGAACGTCGGCTGGCCGATCATGCTCGGCCACCTGCTGCTGATCCTGTTGTGGAACATCGACAAAGTCGTGCTCTGGGCGATGCGCAGCAGCGAACAACTGGGCGTTTACGCCATTCAGAGTTATTTCACCGCCGGGGCCATGTTACTGCCGGCGGTCGTGGCGGCGGTGATGCATCCGCACCTGCGCATGCGGCTGGGCATGGTCACCGATCAGGCGGCGGCGATGCGGCCGGTGTTGCTGGAGGGCACGCGACTGTTGGCTTGCGTGGCACTGCCGATGGTGGGGCTCGGCGCGCTGCTGATGCACCTGCCGATTCGGTGGTTGCTGCCAGCTTATATCGAGGCGATCGAGCCCGGCCGACTGCTCATGCTGGTCAGCTTTCCGTCGATCGTGGCGACGCTGGCAATGACCGTGCTGGTCTCGCTATCGCTGCAACGACGGGTGATCGCCATTCGCACGACCAGCGTGGTGGTGTCCACGGCGGCGGCGGTTGCGGTGATGCTCGCCGGGGGTGGGTTGATCGAACTCGCGGCCGCGGTGGCGCTGGGGTTCATGGTGCATGCGGCGATCGGCCTGGCGTGCGCCTTGCACACCGTGCAGGCGACGCGCACAGAGGCGGCGGCGCTGCTGGCGGTGGTGGTCGGGCAATACGTGGCGCTGGCGATGCTGACGCCGATGTTATTGGTCTGGATACCGGACGAGCCGACAGGGCTGGCCGACGACGTGACGCGATCGCTGCTGCGATGCGCGGTGATGCTGGCGTTGCTTGCGCCGCTGGGTTGGTCGACGTGGCGACGGATGCAACCGCCGCGAACGCAGACGGCTGACGACGATGTGGCTCGCGCGACAACCACCCCGTTGCCAGGGGCAAGCGGAAAGGTACAACCCCATGACGCAATACGACCCTGA
- a CDS encoding glycosyltransferase family 39 protein, whose translation MTQYDPEPLIPGVSPMRRGTFIVGLLALTAFAATLRLFRLAEPSFWVDELYLVLHIAREPGIDYWLRPLAYLPTTFGLWLQQVDIGALSPTAVHEWRALGITEWSLRLPSAIIGVLSVLVLGYMSQRLVDRRTALLFTALLAVATWHLWVSQTARFYAQQILIYNVCLILYYDGVTRRSPRTLVTCGVFFVLAFMTQMTSPMLLGVFAVESAIRRWRNRTGRPGLAGGLLIAAALFVCGGIVWWWYIISDFRATGQPAAVLIGGTVWLVGLPVAVCAAGTAVWLWRRDPRLAGFLVASAIVPVAALVVLGWLGAIVHTRYASPAMYGWLMLAAIGLSVAYNLLRPHVGNLLAATPALVVIAACLFSDLVYYTGGYGYRARWREAIAHIDQHRHPDQPIYADFIPHYQLRYYLGTNENIVLIPFDFTRDDLADDDQPYWLLLRNSSPVGNPRAGQHPPGVDLKAHFSHRNFQPYHSVHVYRSRAASPEPTRRADGSGD comes from the coding sequence ATGACGCAATACGACCCTGAACCACTGATTCCCGGCGTATCGCCGATGCGACGCGGCACGTTTATCGTCGGCTTGCTGGCGCTGACCGCCTTCGCTGCGACGCTGCGGCTGTTTCGTCTGGCTGAGCCGAGCTTCTGGGTTGATGAGTTGTATCTGGTTCTGCACATCGCACGCGAGCCGGGCATCGACTACTGGCTGCGACCGCTGGCCTACCTGCCGACGACGTTCGGGCTGTGGTTGCAGCAGGTGGACATCGGCGCACTCTCGCCCACAGCCGTCCATGAGTGGCGGGCGCTGGGCATCACCGAGTGGTCGTTGCGACTGCCGTCAGCAATCATCGGCGTGCTGTCCGTGCTCGTGCTCGGCTACATGAGCCAGCGTCTCGTCGACCGCCGTACCGCGCTGCTGTTCACCGCCTTGCTCGCTGTTGCAACCTGGCACCTTTGGGTTTCACAGACCGCCCGGTTCTATGCACAGCAGATTCTGATTTACAACGTCTGCCTGATTCTCTACTACGACGGCGTGACACGACGCTCGCCGCGGACGCTGGTCACGTGTGGCGTCTTCTTCGTGCTTGCCTTCATGACGCAGATGACGTCGCCGATGCTGCTGGGTGTGTTCGCCGTCGAGTCGGCGATCCGCAGGTGGCGAAACCGCACCGGCCGACCGGGGCTGGCAGGGGGGCTGCTCATCGCCGCGGCGCTTTTCGTGTGTGGCGGCATCGTGTGGTGGTGGTACATCATCAGCGACTTCCGCGCGACCGGCCAGCCCGCTGCGGTGCTCATCGGCGGCACCGTCTGGCTGGTAGGCCTGCCGGTGGCTGTCTGCGCCGCCGGCACCGCCGTCTGGCTCTGGCGACGCGACCCCCGCCTCGCCGGCTTCCTGGTCGCCAGCGCGATCGTGCCCGTCGCCGCGCTCGTCGTCCTCGGCTGGCTCGGCGCGATCGTCCACACCCGCTACGCCTCGCCCGCCATGTACGGCTGGCTGATGCTGGCGGCCATCGGCCTCAGCGTCGCCTACAACCTCTTACGCCCTCACGTGGGCAACCTTCTCGCCGCCACGCCCGCGCTCGTCGTCATCGCCGCCTGCCTGTTCAGCGACCTCGTCTACTACACCGGCGGCTACGGCTACCGCGCCCGCTGGCGCGAAGCGATCGCCCACATCGATCAGCATCGCCACCCCGACCAGCCCATTTATGCCGACTTCATCCCTCACTACCAGCTTCGCTACTACCTCGGCACGAACGAAAACATCGTCCTGATCCCGTTCGACTTCACCCGCGACGACCTCGCCGACGACGACCAACCCTACTGGCTGCTGCTGCGCAACAGTTCCCCCGTCGGCAACCCCCGCGCCGGCCAACACCCGCCCGGCGTGGATCTGAAAGCTCACTTCAGTCATCGCAACTTTCAGCCGTACCATTCGGTACACGTCTACCGCAGCCGCGCCGCCTCACCCGAGCCGACCCGCCGTGCCGATGGCTCAGGCGACTGA
- a CDS encoding SulP family inorganic anion transporter, with protein MLDFFKRRSSGLKDEILSGLTVALALVPEAVAFAIIAGIHPLHGLYAACTVGLITSIFGGRPGMISGATGALAVVIIALVAVHGVEYLFPAVILMGLIQIVVGLLKLGKFIRLVPYSVMLGFVNGLAIVIFMAQLSSFREPVRDEAGNVVSLDGAWLTGDSLAVMLGLVALTMAIIVLLPKVTKAIPPSLAAIVTVSLLAIFGLPMLGFDTLTVGSIAGSIQAGMPWEWFAILHGDMTWARLFSFETLWIILPYSLILAAVGLIESLMTLSLIDEITDTRGQGNRECVGQGIANTVTGMFSGMGGCAMIGQSLINVNSGARRRASGIAAALFLLAFILFLSPLIEMIPMAALVGVMFMVVIGTFEWASLRMFRKVPMSDLLVMVTVIVVTVFLHNLALAVLIGVIIAALVFAWKHATHLAADSHFNEYGAKIYQLHGPLFFASTDSFRDLFDPANDPEDVVIDFYYTRVYDQSGLEAINSLAERYGKVGKRLHLRHLSPECRDLLDRARDLVEVNLSEDPQYHVSTDRLE; from the coding sequence ATGCTGGACTTTTTCAAACGACGTTCGAGCGGACTAAAAGACGAAATCCTCTCGGGGCTGACGGTGGCCTTGGCGCTGGTGCCGGAGGCGGTGGCGTTTGCGATTATCGCGGGCATTCATCCGCTGCACGGGCTTTACGCCGCGTGCACGGTGGGGCTGATTACGTCGATCTTCGGCGGTCGGCCGGGCATGATCTCCGGTGCCACCGGCGCTCTGGCGGTGGTCATCATTGCGCTGGTCGCGGTGCATGGGGTGGAATACCTGTTCCCGGCCGTGATCCTCATGGGCCTCATTCAGATCGTCGTGGGCCTGCTGAAGCTGGGTAAGTTCATTCGCCTCGTGCCTTACTCGGTCATGCTCGGGTTCGTCAACGGCCTGGCGATCGTGATTTTCATGGCCCAGCTCAGCAGCTTCCGCGAGCCCGTGCGCGACGAGGCGGGCAATGTGGTCAGTCTCGATGGCGCATGGCTGACCGGTGACTCGCTGGCGGTGATGCTCGGCCTGGTGGCGTTGACGATGGCGATCATCGTCCTGCTGCCGAAGGTGACGAAAGCAATTCCGCCGTCGCTCGCGGCGATTGTGACCGTCTCTCTTCTTGCGATCTTCGGCCTGCCGATGCTCGGCTTTGATACGCTGACAGTCGGCAGCATCGCCGGCTCGATCCAGGCCGGCATGCCTTGGGAATGGTTCGCGATCCTCCACGGCGACATGACCTGGGCCAGGCTCTTCAGCTTCGAAACACTCTGGATCATCCTTCCCTATTCGCTCATCCTCGCAGCGGTGGGCCTGATCGAATCGCTGATGACCTTGAGCCTCATCGACGAAATCACCGACACCCGCGGGCAGGGCAACCGCGAGTGCGTCGGCCAGGGCATCGCCAACACGGTCACCGGCATGTTCTCCGGCATGGGCGGTTGCGCCATGATCGGCCAGAGCCTGATCAACGTGAACTCCGGTGCACGACGGCGCGCCTCGGGCATCGCGGCGGCGCTGTTCCTGCTCGCGTTCATTTTGTTTCTCTCGCCGCTGATCGAGATGATCCCCATGGCGGCGCTGGTGGGCGTAATGTTCATGGTCGTCATCGGCACGTTCGAGTGGGCCAGCCTGCGCATGTTCCGCAAGGTGCCCATGAGCGACCTGCTGGTAATGGTGACCGTGATTGTTGTCACCGTCTTCCTGCACAATCTCGCGCTGGCGGTGCTCATCGGCGTGATCATCGCCGCTCTCGTGTTCGCCTGGAAGCACGCGACGCACCTGGCTGCCGACTCGCACTTCAATGAATATGGTGCGAAGATCTATCAGCTCCATGGCCCGCTGTTCTTCGCTTCCACCGACAGCTTCCGCGATCTGTTCGACCCGGCCAACGATCCCGAAGACGTGGTGATCGACTTCTACTACACACGCGTTTACGACCAGTCGGGCCTCGAAGCGATCAACAGCCTGGCTGAGCGATATGGCAAGGTCGGAAAGCGATTGCACCTTCGCCACCTCAGCCCCGAGTGCCGCGATCTGCTCGACCGCGCCCGCGATCTGGTGGAAGTGAATCTCTCGGAAGACCCGCAATATCACGTGTCGACCGATCGGCTTGAGTGA
- a CDS encoding GNAT family N-acetyltransferase, whose translation MPDAIEQLQPSDYDQLINHLDEAYGRDPATSFRDRLPAISTTPGEHDTHCRYVIRRDGRIAASVGVYSYDVHLAGEVLRMAGIGTVATSPMYRQQGLMSQLMSHVADLLPQQGYDLAWLVGQRHRYRHFGWEVAGCEYHYELTRKNVTPGLASHPPADIQLQSLDSAGGLPAPLLVLRRTRRCRVERLTSPPVDRYRTLIAMDRNRQPVGYLLFSSDESAVVEVVGREPETEYDMLRLALEASGQDRINIRLPPFLSPVHHMLAQNVAYPILRSSGNWRIYDWHKTVHALLNVRHRMQPLMQGQVVIEVPEAARLRLTADDTGARTERTDAPADFTADPLTMTRLLFGHLPPMLTTALPPAARVLEAWCPLPIHMPHIERC comes from the coding sequence ATGCCCGACGCCATCGAACAGCTTCAGCCAAGCGATTACGATCAACTCATCAATCACCTCGATGAGGCGTACGGCCGCGATCCTGCGACCTCGTTCCGCGACAGGTTGCCCGCAATCTCGACCACCCCTGGCGAACACGACACCCATTGCCGATACGTCATCCGACGCGACGGCCGAATCGCCGCATCGGTGGGCGTCTACTCATACGATGTGCACCTGGCCGGAGAGGTGTTGCGCATGGCGGGCATTGGCACGGTCGCCACATCGCCGATGTATCGCCAACAGGGGCTGATGAGTCAGCTCATGTCACACGTGGCGGACTTGCTGCCCCAGCAGGGCTACGACCTGGCATGGCTTGTGGGCCAGCGCCATCGCTATCGCCACTTCGGCTGGGAAGTGGCGGGCTGCGAGTATCACTACGAACTCACCCGGAAAAACGTCACGCCCGGCCTGGCCAGCCATCCCCCAGCTGACATTCAGCTGCAATCACTTGACTCGGCGGGCGGCTTGCCCGCCCCGTTGCTTGTGCTTCGCCGAACGCGACGATGCCGGGTCGAACGGCTCACGTCGCCGCCGGTGGACCGATATCGCACGTTGATCGCGATGGATCGCAATCGGCAGCCAGTCGGTTACCTGCTATTCAGCTCGGACGAGAGTGCGGTCGTTGAAGTTGTCGGACGCGAACCAGAAACCGAATATGACATGCTGCGCCTGGCCCTGGAAGCGTCAGGCCAGGACCGGATCAACATCCGCCTGCCGCCTTTCCTTTCGCCCGTTCATCACATGCTCGCACAAAACGTGGCGTATCCGATATTACGTTCGAGCGGGAACTGGCGAATTTACGATTGGCACAAAACGGTTCATGCATTGCTCAACGTTCGGCATCGCATGCAGCCGCTAATGCAAGGCCAAGTCGTGATCGAAGTGCCCGAAGCCGCGCGGCTGCGTCTTACGGCCGATGACACAGGTGCACGCACGGAACGCACCGACGCCCCTGCCGACTTCACCGCTGACCCGTTGACGATGACACGGCTGCTTTTCGGGCATCTACCTCCGATGCTGACAACAGCGCTCCCCCCTGCCGCGCGCGTGCTTGAGGCGTGGTGTCCGCTTCCGATCCACATGCCCCATATCGAACGCTGCTGA
- a CDS encoding LamG-like jellyroll fold domain-containing protein yields the protein MMKKSVKFARFLCAASLAVGATAFPASASTVNTQWMAGYSGNEANTVLFWNFEGETNTERLSDKSDNGVNAVLRDTDNPPAVDQFASPGRFGGGALRVNKSGTGAGTGPAGVGSSVFMTNAAFMGGPASELSVEFWHKPASTGVAYLVDNKADAGHHNGIQLQRGADGALHFSLGNGTISQELETDSLAWTVDQWYHIAITFKNLGDTAQIAIWRDGEQLAGSTLGNFGDVTFRSGAFTVGDRAIYSNGTNGHAIGSGLFDEIRISDVAHTYIPEPASAALLGLGLTMFMRRRRN from the coding sequence ATGATGAAAAAATCAGTGAAATTCGCTCGTTTCCTTTGTGCAGCGTCACTCGCCGTCGGGGCGACTGCTTTTCCCGCCTCGGCTTCGACCGTCAATACCCAGTGGATGGCCGGGTACTCCGGCAATGAGGCCAACACGGTTTTGTTCTGGAATTTTGAGGGCGAGACGAATACCGAACGGCTTTCAGACAAATCGGACAACGGCGTCAATGCGGTTTTGCGTGACACGGACAACCCGCCGGCTGTGGATCAGTTCGCCAGCCCCGGCCGATTCGGTGGCGGGGCCTTGCGCGTGAATAAGAGCGGCACGGGGGCGGGGACTGGCCCGGCGGGCGTTGGTTCGAGTGTGTTTATGACAAATGCGGCCTTCATGGGTGGGCCCGCGAGTGAGCTTTCGGTCGAGTTCTGGCATAAGCCGGCGTCGACCGGCGTCGCTTACCTTGTCGATAACAAGGCCGACGCCGGCCACCACAATGGCATTCAGTTGCAGCGCGGCGCTGATGGCGCCCTCCATTTTTCGCTCGGTAATGGCACTATTTCGCAGGAGCTGGAAACGGATTCGCTGGCCTGGACGGTTGATCAGTGGTATCACATCGCGATCACCTTTAAGAACCTTGGCGATACTGCTCAAATCGCGATCTGGCGCGACGGCGAGCAACTGGCAGGCAGCACGCTCGGGAATTTCGGCGACGTGACCTTCAGGTCCGGCGCGTTCACCGTGGGGGACCGGGCCATCTACTCGAACGGCACGAACGGCCACGCAATCGGCAGCGGTCTGTTTGACGAAATCCGCATCTCGGACGTCGCCCACACATACATTCCCGAGCCGGCCAGCGCCGCGTTGCTGGGGCTGGGGTTGACGATGTTCATGCGTCGGCGTCGCAACTGA
- a CDS encoding neutral/alkaline non-lysosomal ceramidase N-terminal domain-containing protein, with the protein MAQLRAGAAELDITPWLGIAIAGYFIPRKAEDIHDPLRAKALVLDDGRTRLAMVVLDLLGLGRADVQAIRAQVAEATDIAADCVMVTCTHTHTGPAVRQPGEPEREDAYVQWMIRRAADAVRIAELRLQPARLATGRGELHGVCFCRRWRMRDGSVRMNPEPGDPDIVEPTSPVDPTVGLLYVEDSAGQPLAVLAQYGLHFVGTDNGRHISADYFGHFADAIRRILGPACQPMLMNGTSGQVNNLNPLNPNRLRGHQQGKRVAAALAAEVVRIIATITPTAEATLASATEHIALPRKRVTADDVELAEKIIAQSETNPMEGRFSYVVGQPIPANLVVERYAKGCRKLYELDGQPIEAEVQAFRIGDSGWVALPGEIFVEIGLAIKDQSPLSQTFVIGLANDYLGYIPTDHALQHEGGYETWATPRNAVGVGAETILCRAADRVLAQVTAPTSATA; encoded by the coding sequence ATGGCGCAACTTCGAGCCGGCGCTGCCGAGCTGGACATCACGCCCTGGCTGGGCATCGCTATCGCGGGGTATTTCATCCCCCGCAAAGCGGAGGACATCCACGATCCGCTCCGCGCTAAGGCGCTTGTGCTCGACGACGGCCGAACCCGGCTGGCAATGGTCGTGCTCGATCTGCTGGGCCTCGGCCGAGCGGACGTGCAGGCGATTCGCGCCCAGGTGGCCGAGGCGACCGACATCGCCGCAGACTGTGTCATGGTGACGTGCACGCACACGCACACGGGGCCCGCGGTGCGCCAGCCTGGTGAACCGGAGCGGGAAGATGCGTATGTGCAGTGGATGATCCGCCGCGCCGCGGACGCGGTCCGCATAGCGGAGCTTCGCCTTCAGCCGGCCCGACTCGCGACCGGCCGGGGTGAACTGCACGGCGTCTGCTTCTGCCGACGCTGGCGGATGCGCGACGGCAGCGTTCGCATGAACCCCGAGCCGGGCGATCCCGACATCGTTGAGCCCACCAGCCCGGTCGACCCGACCGTAGGCCTGCTCTACGTCGAAGACTCGGCCGGCCAGCCGCTCGCGGTGCTGGCGCAATACGGCCTGCACTTCGTCGGCACGGACAACGGCCGACACATTTCGGCCGACTACTTCGGCCACTTCGCCGACGCCATACGCCGCATCCTCGGCCCCGCCTGCCAACCGATGCTCATGAACGGCACGTCAGGCCAGGTCAACAACCTCAACCCGCTGAACCCGAACCGCCTGCGCGGACATCAACAGGGCAAGCGCGTCGCCGCAGCGCTGGCAGCCGAGGTCGTCCGCATCATCGCCACGATCACGCCCACCGCGGAAGCCACGCTCGCCTCGGCGACGGAACACATCGCCCTGCCGCGCAAGCGCGTAACGGCCGACGACGTCGAACTGGCAGAAAAGATCATCGCCCAGAGCGAGACCAACCCGATGGAAGGGCGTTTCAGTTATGTCGTCGGCCAGCCGATCCCGGCAAACCTTGTTGTGGAACGCTACGCCAAAGGATGCCGCAAACTTTATGAGCTTGATGGTCAACCGATCGAGGCCGAGGTGCAGGCCTTTCGCATCGGCGACAGCGGATGGGTCGCCCTGCCGGGTGAGATCTTTGTCGAGATCGGGCTCGCCATCAAAGACCAATCCCCGCTGTCGCAGACATTCGTCATCGGGCTGGCGAACGACTACCTCGGCTATATCCCCACGGACCACGCCCTCCAGCACGAAGGCGGCTATGAGACATGGGCCACGCCTCGCAACGCCGTGGGCGTCGGCGCAGAAACTATACTCTGCCGGGCGGCGGATCGCGTTCTGGCACAGGTGACAGCGCCGACTTCCGCCACCGCGTAA
- a CDS encoding Gfo/Idh/MocA family protein: MIRLGIIGCGGMSRSHAACYHNLGPDRVRVTATVDIDPDCARSAAEAFGEGTRAATDYREVLDDVDAVLIVLPHHLHHPVGMACLEAGKHVLMEKPLANSEQECLDLVTAADRAQRVLMVAYVMRYHPLLLRLKQLLDEQTFGQCFHMSVWTEQFTHYPPGHWTRSASTLGGGQLFSHGCHYIDLLLWLMGTPVEGSHVGTNFGTPWMENEGTSNVSLKFANGATAYHFGTWGARGTRLGYAIHAHCTDGMLEVDFRRGQILYHRFASEMKGSGSVEPHIEEGELRETQFGKEAIIAETPGKRTGKHTDKELAHFIECIETGRQPDTDGQSSLHGLRVIWRLYEAEQKGVIADLRDLDHAPAVLPAASIR; encoded by the coding sequence ATGATTCGTCTTGGCATCATCGGATGTGGCGGCATGTCCCGCAGCCATGCAGCCTGCTACCACAATCTCGGACCGGACCGTGTTCGCGTCACCGCCACCGTCGATATCGACCCCGACTGCGCCCGCAGCGCCGCCGAGGCCTTCGGCGAAGGCACCCGCGCCGCCACCGATTACCGCGAAGTGCTCGACGATGTCGACGCCGTGCTGATCGTGCTCCCGCACCACCTGCACCATCCCGTCGGCATGGCCTGCCTCGAAGCGGGCAAACATGTGCTCATGGAAAAACCGCTGGCCAACAGCGAGCAGGAATGCCTCGATCTCGTCACCGCCGCCGACCGGGCTCAGCGCGTGCTGATGGTCGCCTACGTCATGCGCTATCACCCCCTGCTTCTGCGCCTCAAACAGTTGCTCGACGAACAAACCTTCGGGCAATGCTTTCACATGTCCGTCTGGACCGAACAGTTCACGCACTATCCACCCGGCCACTGGACGCGCAGTGCCAGCACGCTCGGCGGCGGTCAGCTGTTCAGCCACGGCTGCCACTACATCGACCTGCTCCTATGGCTCATGGGTACGCCCGTCGAAGGCAGCCACGTCGGCACGAACTTCGGCACGCCCTGGATGGAAAACGAGGGCACGAGCAACGTGTCGCTCAAGTTTGCCAATGGCGCCACCGCCTACCACTTCGGCACGTGGGGGGCCCGCGGCACACGCCTGGGCTACGCCATCCACGCCCACTGCACCGACGGCATGCTCGAGGTCGATTTCCGCCGCGGCCAGATCCTATACCACCGCTTCGCCAGCGAGATGAAAGGCTCCGGCTCCGTCGAGCCGCACATTGAAGAAGGCGAGCTGCGCGAGACGCAGTTCGGCAAGGAAGCCATCATCGCCGAGACCCCCGGCAAGCGGACCGGCAAGCACACCGACAAGGAACTGGCGCACTTCATCGAGTGCATCGAGACCGGTCGGCAGCCGGACACTGACGGCCAAAGCAGCCTCCATGGCCTGCGTGTCATCTGGCGGCTATATGAAGCCGAGCAAAAAGGTGTGATCGCCGACCTGCGCGATCTGGATCACGCCCCTGCCGTGCTGCCCGCCGCGTCGATACGATGA